Proteins encoded by one window of Roseibium sp. Sym1:
- a CDS encoding cysteine rich repeat-containing protein, with product MACILNTAVLAAALAIPLTTAPAGSARANSLMTACKVDVASLCKGVPEGRGRISACLFAHDNRISGTCKPELSKITSSGTFRKMVPSSLNSLKGSAGDTQLRRVCAGDIKTYCGGVGSATDRILACLYAWSNRIGKSCHAEAKAILTGGR from the coding sequence ATGGCCTGCATTCTCAACACGGCGGTGCTCGCCGCCGCTCTGGCAATTCCTCTGACTACGGCACCGGCCGGTTCGGCGCGGGCCAATTCCCTGATGACCGCCTGCAAGGTCGATGTTGCGTCCCTGTGCAAAGGCGTCCCGGAAGGCCGTGGCCGAATCTCGGCCTGCCTGTTTGCCCATGACAACCGGATTTCCGGCACCTGCAAACCGGAACTGTCCAAGATCACCAGCAGCGGCACCTTCAGGAAAATGGTGCCTTCCAGCCTGAACAGCCTGAAGGGATCGGCCGGGGACACCCAATTGAGGCGGGTCTGCGCCGGGGATATCAAGACTTACTGCGGCGGAGTCGGCTCGGCGACGGACCGTATACTGGCCTGTCTTTATGCCTGGTCCAACCGTATCGGCAAATCCTGTCATGCCGAGGCGAAGGCGATTTTGACAGGGGGCCGGTGA